The window ggatgtcatctgcaaaaaaagcagAACGGACCCCCTGGTCATGCATTTGCATCTCGTGGATGTAGATGAAGCAATGCCTCACACTAAGGTACAAAACGGGGGACACAGGGCATCCCTGTCTGGTACCATGGTAATGGGGTATTGGGGAAGAAAGATACCCAGGGGTTGGGACTTTAGCAACAGGGAGTTGTGTAAACTGACCCTTTAAGCAGATATGATGGAGTACCATGTATGTTGCCATTATATGTTGACAttatcaaaggccttctcagcatgacagccagatcCTGAGTGTGGTGCAGCTTGGCATACTCAGCACAGCCAGTACTATAACTATCACCCTCTCTGCTCACACCCTGCACATAGATTTTCCAGCACCCTCAGCAACAATCTACACACCAGTAGGCTAAGCAGGGCCATCACTGGGCAAGGTTAACCAATCTTCAACCATTGCTTAACACACACTCACAGGTAGACTGCAACCATGTGAGTAGACAGAAGCACgaaccgttacccttgacaaccccAGTTATGTTTCTGCTTCATTTAGTACTGTCTGTCTCaaccactgccactccagacaagGATTATTCAGAATTCACTTTTTATAGTAGTGTTCAGGAGAGCAGTTTACACTCCTACTTAGACCAtttagagattcagcttacaccaTTTTATAGAATTTAATAAAGCCTGAGACAAGAAAAGTTAGGCGCAGGGACTGCATGACAGGGTGTCAAAGGCCCCTTGGTAGTGAAAGTGTTAAAGAAAATGCTGGAAGGAGAGGTGGGAGGAAGAAGGGGTTAGGAGAGTTTAAAAAGGCCAATGTGAGGGCTGGGGCAAGGCAGTTGAGGACTGGTAGGGAAAAAGTTTGCcactcccccaccactatgtttTAGGGTTATTGGTATTGGGAGAGGGTATGGATTTAAGTTTGGGAATAGAGGGTGACTGGGTTTCTGGAAGGCGGTGGTTTGGAAAGCAGTGAAGAATGTGGGAAGAATCAGTGGTATTGGTGTCCTCGAAGGTGGTAAAAAGGTGGTCAAGAGGTTATTAGGTGTAGAGGGGAGGGGTCTGCATATGGCGGATATTGGCACCTGAGCAATGTTTGGTGGATGGGAGCCAAAAATATCTGGCCCTGGCAGACCTTGTTGGCATAACATTTTTGGTGATTTGAGGCCTTCCAGTAAAGGCAGCCAAAAAGATTTGGGTGTTAAATTGTTAATATGGTTAAGTTATTTGTtaagttattgttatttatgttatgcaaaaaaaagtaaaggtattaggaaatatttaaagttttgtataaTAAAGATCAGCTGTTTCAGCCAGTGTTTCTCCAACAGTGGTGTGTGCAGTTATTGGGGCTAGACAGCTGAAAAGGTGAGGGGGTTGGGGTTGGAGGAAGGGGCATCAGGGCTACCATAGTCAAGTAAAAGACAACAAACACATGTGCATAgactaaatagaaaaataaagactaatcaaagaacaatagatgaacaatagcaacagtgtaaaataaaagggaatgaagggaacatttttttgCGTTGGCGCAAATTgcttttataaagtttatattatTAGTAAGAGTCACTGGGCTCTCTGCAGCACTTAATCTGTCAATGACGTTGTCCTCTATCATCACAATAGTATATTTGAAAGCATCCCCATGTTAGATTTACACAGCCCTTTCTATGTCAATACCCAGAGGAGTCACTAGTAGGCCCATCCAATGGGAGCAAAGTATAGGAAGGATGTGTTAACATAGTTGATGATGCAAACCTAGGATGCTCTTATTTTAGGTTGATTCATAATCCTACAGGTTCAGGTTTTAGGAACTGCCAACCACCAGAATTTTAGTTAGCCGAAAATATGAAGTTAAGTTAGACCAGGCTAGGCAAATCTGGGGCTTAtcgttcaccaggacaggctacaaAGGGTTTCAAGGCTTTTCTGAAGCCTAGGAGAGGAATTCATGGtttcaaaatgctcaccataatctGGCTATGAATCAGCAATCTACCACTTTGTATGGAGTTCTGTGATGGAAATATGTAGGTTATTAattattgtgttatatattacACCTCATAGATCAGATGAGGTCACTTCACTACCCTTCACTACGCCACAATAGCCCaacttttacattgtaaaatagtGGATCTGGCAGGATGTGCTGGTGGTTTATCTGATGACAGAGAAGTGGATATCTAATAAGGGACTatttatgttcctgtgtccaTACTTTTAGACAAAGACCCTAAGTCGGACTCTAGCCTCTACTCTGGTACCTTTATGGGGAAATATAAAGTACTCTACGGATATTGGTAACAGCAGACCTCACACAAATCTACCCACTTAGGGGATAAAAAGGAGGCCAGACAATCTGCCAGGATTTTAGAAAGAACCTTAACATGCAGGGTAATTAGTAAGATAGGGCTATGGATAGGGTAAGATAGGGCTGGGGGCATCTGGTGTTCTCCCTTTTTGAGAATTACCTAAATGTGACCTGACCCAAAAGGGAAGTAGTCTCCTTTGTCCCACATGGTAGTATATAATACACATAAATCATCAGCAATGTCCTCCCTCATCATCTTACAAAATTCATCTATGAAGCCCATTTGACTTGTTTGAGATAGCTGCCAGAACCTCAGAATGTGAGATCGGTGAGGTTTGGAGCCAAATGGTAATTTAGGTCTTTGGTATCAGATGTCTGATGCCATTTGTAGCGAATAGGGTTTGAACATGAGTAGGTACTTATTCCCGAAATGATAGGAAGCTAGGTCCTTGTGACTTCAATTGATCATACCTTGCAGCCCAGCTATCAAACTGGCATTTTTCTGCATACTAGTCTTGTTTTGTTGCTTGCCTGGGGTTATCCGTTAAGATTTGCTGGGCTTGATGCAGATCCTGTAAAGCCTGAAATTTTTGGGTCTGTGTAGCTTTCTATTTGGAGGATATATAAAAAAGTGTCTGACCCCTCGGGTAAGCCTTGCCTGCTTGCCAGAATAAAATAGGGTCATTTCTATGAACAGCATTTGTGGAAGTATACTCCAGCCATGCAGATTCCAGACAATGTTTACATTTAGGGTCGTTTTGCAAAAAAGAGGTAATCTAGAATCAACAAAATCACCTTGGAGCTTTCCGACTCTCACTGCAATGGAGATCGGTGAGTGACttcatgacataaccccacccactttcccGTGGCAGAtctaaacctgcgatgggagagtgggagagtCACTTCCGTGAGCTTGGGATTTGTATgtaccactggttggcgactgctgctctaaagGATATTTTTGGTGGCAAATATCATGAATGTGCATTGCATTTACAAAACCTGTAAATGCACGACTGAGGTGTACTGAGATTGTGGAGAACCCAAGGTCTTCGGACCCAGTCATGTGCGGGGAATATCCTTTCTGTCTAGGTAACTCTCCTGCAGTAGGGCTATATCAGTTTTAAGTTGCTTAAGATGTCTTAACACTACCAGATGCTTAATAATAAAGCATGAACCCTTCACATTTCAGTAGACCCACAGGACATTAAATGCCATTAGGGGTAATACAGTTGGTAAAGCTAAACAACGTAAGTATTTAAACCATTGAAAATTGAATGGGTGCAGCCATCCACAAGGAGGCAGTAGAAGAATCAAAAAAGCAACATGGTACAGCAAGTAATAAGCAATGCCAAACAAAGGAGTCCTACACCAGAGCTAGAAGGAGAGGTGAGTAAGTCCAGGAGCATGAACTGTGATGAATGTATGGCATTGGCCCTGGCGATCTGACAGGTGAAAAGTTATGCCAGAGTGAATTGGATCTTGAGCCAGGAAAAGCGGGGAGCAAACTTGTGGAACTTCCTCGTCTTTTTGGACACTTCCACCAAGTAGTCAGCGAAGATCCACTTGCAGTTGGTGGGAACAAATGAATTAAAGAATTTGGGATCTGTCCATATAATCCAAGTAGCATATGATCACCAGTCTCGGTGGGATCATCACACAGAGGACCTTGGCGATAGTCTTTTTCCACCTTGCAGCCGGTCCTTAGACCCCACATCTGGGGGGTGGTATCCACACATAGCTCAGACAGAAAAGTAGATTTGACTGGTTTCGAGATCCCTATGAACTATGATCTCAAAAATCGAATTCTCCCTTCCATACATTCTATTTCCTTGCCCACCTTGCAGTTCCTTGGCTCTTAGCCTCCTTTGTGTGTGATTCAAGTTCTGCTGAATGTACAGTGCAGCATACACATGTAAACTGTGTATACCCAGATTCTGCAAGCTAGAAATTTTATCAATGCAGTCCCCAAAGTAAAATTTGGGGATTACATTGATTTTGTTAGGCAGAGAAATTCTGTggcatttataaaaagttttatcatCACTTTTTGATTGGACTGAACAATTAGCATTAGAATTGCATTATAACTGCATAATAAGCATTGCCATAGCATTAGAAAACATTCATTACAAACATTAGAACACATATTTGATGTaagcaatacattttctaattttatttagcAAGCCTACCATAAAAAACATGTCATAAAACAAACATAGATGGTGCCATTGCTCATTCTTCTACAATAAATTCtagtttatatgtatatgtatacaccaaacatttttcttttttttcttaaagactGAACAGAGTTGAAAGTCCTGTCCGATATTTATCATGTCCAAGCTGAATGTATTTCCCTTCTAAAGGAAAAGAGAATTCTTGCTATAGATGGAACTTTTATTatcacatgtgtgagaacaatctaATGTGGCTATTGTTCTAACTTTATAACAGCaaaaattttagaataaataaaaagcaacaatcCAGGATGGGACTTTCTACCTTTCAAAccaatcaataaaatgaatacatttagcaCCCTATAGAACCTTTTTTCTAGGAACCTATTTACATAAATATGCCTATTTAAGGGTGTTTTCAAGTAACAATATACAATTGTCATTTATTGGTATGAGCCAAAAACCttgtataaagtatattttatgattcctaCATCAATCCATGTCATACACTTTGTGTAAACGTGTAAATGGGAGGCACTAGATTCAAACACCATGTTGGATAAAAGAATCTACGGTGGGTTATAATATTTCTTGAGACAcagctttaaatacataaagGGCGGAACTTTGGGTCAAATTTCTAGAAAACAACAAAGCTCCATTATGATGTTGAGTCCAAAATAAtggtaatataatacaataatatattgttcACTTTTATCACAGATGCCAACACGTTTCATAGGCCTATATGTCCCTGAATCTCCCATGTCAGCCTACCACTATTCAGTTCCACTCTCTGACCCTCCAACATAGGAACACCTCTAGTAAACTCATAAAAGACAATATTACtcccatcttttttatttattttttatttatttatttcatgtttagaCTGGGCTCCTTTTAGTCTGCCCACACAGGTTCAATGTAGGCTCCTGTTTGGAAGACCCCAATGAGGTTGTAAAGCTCCCATGGTGTGTGAATAGGCTCTGCTTTTGTGCAAGAGTAATGCCTTATACCAGaagtaggcaaacttttatggccactaggccatttcaggggggggaggagtacattaggccggactctgagtcccaccctaatggctctgcccaccaccaggggacgtcccctgaagtgaaatccctctcctctgtagggaagcaacagcaagggggtggcactggagctccggcgactccggctccagtagttcctaacaccccctagCAGatctggccggcattaggccataTCAggcagggggcgttaggccagaacgaactactggctaggtcgtatctggcctaaaggccggagtttgctgacccctgccttataCCATCGGGTGTTCTGGGGACTTGTGGTTCCCCTTTAAATTTTCACAGCCCAGGCAGCTGGGGGCTTTTCCTTTGCTCAGATTTGGAGGTTAGGACTGGTGCATGCTACGTCTTACCTCTGTTTTCCCCAATATTTGGCATTGGGGTCCTGTCATGGAGCTATGTTGTGTGCAGCAGCACGTGTTCCAGTGTGCACATCAGCAGTGTTGCCTGTGTATCTTGtctgtctaaagctgcgtacacacttccaatttttgtcgttcaaaatgaacgacgaacaatcgattgggcaaaaatcgttcgtaaaaaaagtaaccaacgacaccaacgaacgaggaaagtcgttggaaacgaacgaccagaccggcggatcggattggacgacgatcgttgacaatcgtttgtgtgtacgatcgttcgttcacttcctgtcgtgcacctcattccctgtatcgctcaaacgatcgtatgtattgtgtgtacaatatctacgaacgatcgtgtcgttatctgtatgtgcagaatcggtgctatacgatcgttcgtagatatcgtgcaggatcgttcgtcgttcgtttaacaacgataaaaattggaagtgtgtacgtagcttaatgcaATCTTGTTCTCCTATCCTTTGAgtccttttcatttattctgcCAGACTTCTTTCCAAGATTTTCGCTGCTGCTGTATTTTTGACCTGTTTCTTATCGCTTATGTTcaataaagctacatacaaatgCTGGATGATTGTCAGGAATGTGTACAGTGTTTCCTCATTGTTGTTCATCTATTTGCCCTGATTGATTCATGAACGACCAAGTGATGATTTCTGTATGTTCCTATGGAAAAAAACGGAAGAAGGTGCTACTTGCTCATCCTtcctcccttcttcatagaacagaacagcactatGTTTACTGCGCTTGTTTATTCTCCTGTCACTGAACATAATCACAAAACATAATTTctagcaacagaaatctgacatctgtacagggtttAGGAGTTGCTGAGAATCCAACTTCCACCCCCTAAAGCAGCAAAATCTTCAGAAAAGTAGTAGTAACAGtgtaaggatttttttctctctatCAAATATTAAAAGATCACCCTGTTTGTTCAGAAGGAAGAGCTTAGAACAAGTTAAAGAACCGTATCGGATAACCAGGCATGGCCGCAGCACGGACCCAAACAACACAGACAAACGTCTTGCAGGCATTCTCCAGCCCTAGAAAGGCTTTTTTAGTTGTCATCCTGTGACTTTTTTCCGctaactgaaaatgtaagcgagagcggccttctATTTCTCCGACAGgttgagctctcgccgaacaggaagATTTcctgcagctctgggaatcctcctgttttatttcctcatctgatggtttcgcgaaattggtttgctgaaatttcgtgtttgaggaaattttcacgagaatgccagaggcattctcgctcaacCCTAGAAATCGGTTTCATTGTCATGAATGTTATAAAGACACAATTAGTGATATTTCACAttgcaaataggtttatttagtAAGGCAGACAACAAGTAGTGCAGTGCCTTCTACTGATCGGTTTAGAGCAGGAGGACTATAAAATATGATTGGTGGCTATAGGTAGAGCGCATTGCTatcacaaaataaagcaaatattttaataataggcattatcattttaaaaagacagCCAGAGATCTGTCCAATTCTTCAAACATATCATGCAGATTTTTGTGTAAACGATAGCTCAGATTGGTGATGGTTTCCAGTGGCCAtctctgaaaaataaacaaaatgttttttaattttgtaagaaATATACTTTGCATAAACTTTCTTTATTCTGCTTACTTATTTTTATCAGCCTGTGGTCTATATTTTGTAGTTTAGGATAAAGTAGAAATGCTTAGATTTTGGATAGAATGTGACAGGTTcaacttattatttatttatatagcagcatctTTCCTTGTTCTGTTAGAACCGCTATCAGGTTTGATTACTACCCTTCTCTTTTGGTTATCTTTTTTGGACAATTCTCCTTGTACAGAACATGGGAAATCCAAAACCTTTGAGATGTCACAGAGACAGGAAGAGATCTGGAACCCTTTAATGGAAAAACCGTCTAGGAGATACTGCCACCCTATACCTTTTATCGGCTTCATCGTGCTCCATATCTCATTGTGAAGATGCTCCTCAGCACTGTGTTGCAGTAGAATACAATATTTGTGGAATACAACCCAAGTCAAGTGTGCTCAACAGCAATGTATAAGATTAGAATTTAATATTAGTCAAGAAGTGTAATACACAGTCACAAATACAATGCATATACAAATATGTCAAATATATTTAGTCATTCTTGTGATTCACACAACTCTACCAAATTGTATAGCtagaaaagttacatttttctatGTATGATATCTTCtaagatttacatttttcaacaCATCTTATTGGATGTGAATCACAGTCCCTTTCATAATCCGACTAGTAGAGTAGAGACCTTAGacgaagaagaaaaaagatatatatgCAAGTCTGTAAACCTACTTAGCAGCTAATATAGTGTGGATAAAGTCCCTTATCATGCCAACTTGTAACATAActctatcattgttttaaagtcttttgtaccttaataataataaaaattacacacTTTTAATATATAACTACCTAAAGTCTATGGTGTCTTTTGAGAAGCCtatcttttcccctttttcttctaGGTATGTCCAATTTCTGGACACCAAAGGTTTTGGCACCCAAACCAATTGATTGGGACAATACACCTATACTAAGTAATTGATGTCCGGCTAGCTATAGAATATTACTACTTTTGACTAGAGACCGGCAAAGCTGGACCAGGAAATAAAAGTATTACCTGGCTGTGTAGAAAGGCAGAGGTATGCAAACCACAAGAAGGGATGACAACTATACTTTGCTGTTGGCTGTACCTTTTCACCTCCTGTTCTAGGTATTGATTTTGCTAATAATAGTGCAAAGAGTACAGTTCAGGCGTTTAACTGGGACCATTTAGGTGCTAGATCTTTAATCCTCATTATCATATTGATGTGTATTCAGCTCTCCCATGAAGTCCCTTATACTTATCAGCCCTCCATTTATAtctgcttttgttcttttttatcattcatGGTCATTGTGTCACTATCCTTCTTTattaatctttaaatatttttcttaggTTTATTAAATTATCTACAGGCACAAAATACATCATGGTATAAAGTGTGTTTATGTGTACACTTACTtatcttcattttctttacacGAAAGTTATCCAATCACACATTAGAACCTGTAACAGAAGCAAATTATGTTAGGaaattttgaaataataaaaatactgtgaTTTTGATTAAGTCCTATCAATGTGCTGACATAATAATGGGCTTTAACAATTTCCAAAGAGAAATGCAATATTCAATATAAGCTGTGCTTCaatgatgttttatatattttgcacttATATTTTTTGCACCatattttttcttaccttttgatTTGACTTTCACATTGAACTTAAAGATTGTGGTTCCAATGACATTCCTAGCTCTGCATTCATAGGTCCCACTCTCACTTCTAGTTGCACTGGAAATGAGAAGTGTAGACTCAGAGCTCCTAGATTCTACTTtgattttttggctgttttcgatGACAGTATCTGGATTGAGACGGACCCAGGTGAACTCAGGAATTAGAGAGTTTTTAGATGTCAGGCTCACTGTCAGCTTTATATTTTCTCCTTCTTTTACTGAAGTTATTGCGTTGTTGTCATGAGTCGCAGAGGCTGGGCGTTCTGATGGGAAGACATTAAAAGaaattctgtaaataaatgttcatttatttctggCGTCACAAGATTCCATCACACATGAGAATTGGCATTTCTAACCATGGAGTGTTAATTCTATTCTAACACTCCATCTTCAAGCTAATCAAATCAAGCTTTATGGTTTGTTAGCAAAAAAGCAATGCGGATAGTGAACTACCCAGTTTAGCTTTTAATGAAATCTAAAGCACATGGcagtaaaaaaaaccctcaaacaTTGGCATATAAGACCTTCAATGATAAATTGTGTACCATGAAATGGTACACTAAAATCAGGTCACATAATCACTATATGCTGTTGTCTATTTCAATAAAGGCCAGGAACAGGAACAGGCCAGGTGACAGCAATGTTAGTTGGTATCATGATCACCACTGAAGCCTATAAGAACTAATAATATATTGCCTCGTGTATATCTGGAATGCAGGTAGGACAGCAATGATGTAAAACGAATGGTACATTAACTAGCGGTAGGGATTTCTAACAAAATGTTGCTGTCTTCTAGTTTAAGCTTCCTAAACATTGAAAATAGCTATGTATAGTATTACTTAAGGCAGTTTCAAAGTTCtgtgtatattttgtaataaagtggacctaaactcacattttgaACTTGGGTTTATGGATGATGTAATTCTACTATATACTGATATGTCcaggttttacttttgtttaaaattgcTGAACCCCCAAACTGTCAGAAAATGGAAGTTGTTATTTAAAACCACCACTCCCATTGCTTATTGATCAGAGGGGTGTCAGCTCAGCTCCTCAGTAGGGAGACTGTACATCTGAATGGAAGGTTTTTTATTGGGGTCACATGAAATCACAGATGGGGGCAACAACACAGATTAGGATAATATTGTGGATGaaggtgacaatgcagattatggtaacaacacagattagggtgacGGGAATAGATTAGGGTGACGGGAATAGATTAGAATGACAAGGTGGATTAGGGTAACAATGTGGATtcaggtgacaacacagattagggtgatAATGGGGTCCACAATTGGAGGTGACAAGGctgattagggtgacaacacagattagggtgacaactcaGATTGGAATAACATTATTGATTAGGGCAGGGgccggcaaacttttatggccactaggccattttaggggtgggtGGGAACAcagtaggccggactctgagtcctgccccAATGGCCCGCCCActaccagggaacgccccctgaagtgaaatccctcttctccatatGCGTTGCGGAGGacagggatttcccttcagggagccttccctatttagcGCGCCAGctgaagtatcaacgccggccacggtaaataggggagcaacagcggctctggctccagtagttcctaacgacCCCCCGGCCGGTCTGCTTGCCAACCCGTGGCTCCAGGGGGCGTTATGCCGGAACGaactaaaggccagagtttgacgaCCCCTGGATTAGGGTGACAGGGGGATACACATATGAGGATGTTACTGATGATACTGTGTAGGGGTCTGATATGGCGGTGGGATGGGGTCCCTGATCTTCGTTTTGTGTTGGTGGACCTGATCTGTatctatgacatcagcaccaaccaatcacagaaaaCAACACACTGACTGATTAATTAGAGAGTGTGGGCGGGGCTTGAACAGGGAGGGAGGACTGTGTGCTAGAAGAAAGTCATGAACAGGATGGCATggcaatttgccacacacaagatggcagcTTCATGGATTCCAGCTGACACAGCCAGCGCCACTGAGGGGACTGACATTCCTGTGCAAGAAAAtgagaatagatatctaatattagCTCTGAATTTAGCTCCACTTTAGGATATACTGGCTAATGTAATGATTTGGGGAATTTTAATCTCGATTTACTGAAAATGTTGTCATCTTCCTAATTTAGGACAAATTGAAAATATATTCTGATAGCCCAACCCTGTCAAGCCATTCTTTTTTGGTTCTCGGTGTATTGAGCTACAGTTTTAAATTTATGTACAATTTTATGTGCAAGGCGATCAGCAATGAGTACTTTAGGGGACTGATAAGTAGATAAACGTAGTATAGTAACTGTATAGTGGGTTGAGGTTGTTATCTCACCAAAAGTCATTTTACACTTAGTTGTCTTCCCCACGTGATTTCCTAGACAAATAAATTCTGGCTGTTGGGCATCATAATCCAGATGTACACTTCGGTCTACTTTATTTAGTCCTGTCTCAATTGTACCATTAAATGATAATTCAATGATAGCTGCAGGTTGTCCTCCTATCCAGGAACAGGTGAGCAGAACACCACCAGTGCCAGATCGTGCAATACAACCAATAGCTAAACTATCTGTAggttctgtaaaaaaagaaatagagcaGTTAAAATAGAAAGAAGGTGctttttcaaaactaaaatgtatacaaatgagaatttacattacaaatatcCTGGGTCCTGGACAGGAGATATTTTTATAGGAGATAAAGATCACAGAATCCTTAAAACAATGTGTGCATTGAAAGGAATCCAAAAATAGTTGCATGCAATTCAGGGTTGCTGTTTGTTTTGGGGCTCTGGACTCAATCTACCAGGGTTGGCCTCCAGGATGAATAACCAAGATATCCAGAGGCCTATCCGGGGTCCTACCACTCCACAACACTCCTGTGATCCAACAGACAGTTCTGACCCGACGTGCCCCTCGGTTAATGCCTAACATTTGTTCTCTTCGTGTCCAAGAACATATATGATTGCCTCACATCCAAATCAGACAAGGGGATTCCccttacaataaaaacacagtaTAACACTACTCGTGCATCACCACAATGTAGCAATGAACCTCCCTTAAAACAACCACCCACCAGAAACAACCACAAGCTTAAAAAATCCAGAACAACCCCTGTCACTGATGATATATAACAGTTTGAT of the Pyxicephalus adspersus chromosome 11, UCB_Pads_2.0, whole genome shotgun sequence genome contains:
- the LOC140341112 gene encoding V-set and immunoglobulin domain-containing protein 10-like is translated as MDLSPILCICILLSITLAPASATELTKSSRGWVWEGKSVSLQCSTQVVNATFSWKVNENVLPTSDRYHFFKNKAGTNSTLTISPVFRNDTGSYTCEVFNTTVKEISNAQNISVAKPTDSLAIGCIARSGTGGVLLTCSWIGGQPAAIIELSFNGTIETGLNKVDRSVHLDYDAQQPEFICLGNHVGKTTKCKMTFERPASATHDNNAITSVKEGENIKLTVSLTSKNSLIPEFTWVRLNPDTVIENSQKIKVESRSSESTLLISSATRSESGTYECRARNVIGTTIFKFNVKVKSKGSNV